The Acidaminococcales bacterium genomic sequence AGCGGGGCGACGATCTATGGCTTTTCTGCATGGACGGCCGACCGTGGGGCGCAACGTGTTTCACCGATTTTGATAAAACAGCGCGAAGCTGCGCCTGGGGGTTTTATATCGGCGCGCCGGATGCCGCAAAAGGCGCGGGGTCGGTGCTTGGCTGCTTGTCTATGGAGTATATTTTTAATGAACGCGACATTGTGAGGATAAAAAGTCAGGTGCTCGCGCCGAACGCGGCGAGCGCGGCTTTGCACAAAAACCTGCTTTTCGTTGAAACCGGCCGCGCGTTAGGGAAAATAAAGCGGCCTGACGGCATTCATGATCTCATTTTCTTTGAGTTGGCAAAAGGAGATTGGGAAAAGGGGAAAGCGGCCGTTTGGCAGGCGGCGCTTGAAAGATTGGGAAGAGGGGCGCGGGATGGCCTGTAAA encodes the following:
- the pseH gene encoding UDP-4-amino-4,6-dideoxy-N-acetyl-beta-L-altrosamine N-acetyltransferase — protein: MKYGLRKLERADLPLILKWRNRADIRKYMIDDHIISREKHAAWFDGRTERGDDLWLFCMDGRPWGATCFTDFDKTARSCAWGFYIGAPDAAKGAGSVLGCLSMEYIFNERDIVRIKSQVLAPNAASAALHKNLLFVETGRALGKIKRPDGIHDLIFFELAKGDWEKGKAAVWQAALERLGRGARDGL